The proteins below come from a single Bacteroidota bacterium genomic window:
- a CDS encoding four helix bundle protein, which translates to MKEEIKLQTKKIGLDVIMPIDELPNKPSGWAIAKQIVRSSTSIGAHYRAACRAKSEADYIYKLKIVEEETDETIYWLEIIEESNMLTSNKIQSIKKEANKILSITVATIKTMRNKSKK; encoded by the coding sequence ATGAAGGAAGAAATCAAATTGCAAACGAAAAAGATTGGACTAGACGTTATTATGCCCATCGATGAATTGCCCAATAAGCCATCTGGTTGGGCAATAGCAAAACAAATCGTACGAAGTTCGACTTCTATTGGAGCCCACTATCGAGCTGCTTGCAGGGCAAAGTCTGAAGCAGACTATATTTATAAACTAAAGATAGTTGAGGAAGAAACGGACGAAACTATTTATTGGTTGGAAATTATAGAAGAAAGCAATATGCTGACCTCAAACAAAATCCAATCTATTAAAAAGGAAGCGAACAAAATTCTGTCCATCACTGTGGCAACTATTAAAACAATGAGAAATAAAAGCAAAAAATAA